One genomic segment of Brevibacillus laterosporus LMG 15441 includes these proteins:
- a CDS encoding DNA gyrase/topoisomerase IV subunit B, protein MADNRALSYTEEDIQVLEGLIAVRKRPGMYIGSTGSRGLHHLVWEIVDNAKDEALAGVNDRIIVTLYPNGSVSVEDHGRGIPTGMHKSGRPVPEVIFTTLHAGGKFGGGGYKKSGGLHGVGSSVVVALSRWLEVEIHREGNIYKQRFEYVVDKNGQEFVGKAVTGLEIVGKSKRTGTTVTFQPDPEVFTATKFDYETLRDRFRETAFLLKGLRMVLIDKRTSEVRKEEFYYEDGIKSYVEYLNEGKNGLHSVVYFDGEKDNVYVELAFQYNDGYTETLASYVNSIPTNDGGTHVTGFKNATTRIFNDFARKKGYIKEKDPNLTGNDLREGFLGVLSLQMSDVQFESQTKDKLGNEEARTIVEQIISEKLGFFLEENPEIAKLLIDKALKSMQIREELRKQREALRGDKKGKSAKKRKSISEKFAPPQYKNPKINELFLVEGDSAGGSAKQARNSEYQAIFGLKGKPLNTEKAKLSEVLSNEEFRTILEVLETDIGEEFSIANCAFDKIIIMSDADVDGSHIQALLLTFFFRYMQPLIAANKLYIAQPPLYQVSRDGGKGKKGAESYYCWDDKELEIALKKLGKGAKITRYKGLGEMNPDQLWETTMDPENRKLIQVSLADRAHCEKLITVLMGDKVPPRREWIETHVTFEVGEDE, encoded by the coding sequence ATGGCTGATAATCGAGCACTATCATATACCGAAGAAGATATTCAGGTCCTGGAAGGCTTGATCGCCGTACGTAAAAGGCCTGGTATGTACATAGGCTCCACTGGATCACGCGGTTTGCACCACCTAGTGTGGGAGATCGTGGATAATGCTAAGGATGAAGCTTTGGCTGGCGTGAACGATCGTATTATTGTCACTCTTTATCCAAATGGTAGCGTTAGCGTGGAGGATCACGGTCGCGGTATTCCAACAGGTATGCATAAGTCTGGACGACCAGTGCCAGAGGTTATTTTTACCACACTTCACGCAGGTGGTAAATTTGGCGGAGGCGGGTATAAAAAAAGCGGTGGCTTGCATGGAGTTGGCTCCAGTGTCGTTGTTGCCTTGTCTCGCTGGCTGGAAGTAGAAATTCACCGAGAAGGAAACATTTATAAACAACGCTTTGAATATGTAGTAGATAAGAATGGGCAGGAGTTTGTGGGTAAAGCTGTCACGGGCCTTGAGATTGTAGGAAAGTCCAAACGTACAGGGACAACCGTAACGTTCCAACCAGACCCTGAGGTATTTACTGCTACTAAATTTGATTACGAGACCTTGCGTGATCGCTTCCGTGAAACGGCTTTTCTGTTGAAAGGCTTGCGCATGGTGTTGATTGATAAACGTACGTCAGAGGTACGTAAAGAAGAATTCTATTATGAAGATGGCATTAAATCGTATGTAGAGTATTTAAACGAGGGTAAAAATGGTCTCCATTCTGTAGTTTATTTCGATGGAGAGAAGGATAATGTGTATGTAGAGCTGGCCTTCCAATACAATGATGGGTATACGGAGACATTAGCTTCTTATGTGAATTCAATCCCGACAAATGATGGTGGTACACATGTCACAGGCTTTAAAAATGCCACCACCAGGATTTTTAATGATTTTGCCCGCAAGAAAGGGTATATCAAGGAAAAAGATCCTAATTTGACCGGGAACGATTTGCGTGAAGGCTTTTTAGGCGTGTTATCTCTGCAAATGTCTGATGTTCAGTTTGAATCGCAAACAAAGGACAAATTGGGCAATGAAGAAGCACGCACCATTGTTGAACAGATTATCTCGGAAAAATTGGGCTTTTTCTTAGAAGAGAATCCTGAGATTGCTAAGCTATTAATTGATAAAGCTTTAAAATCGATGCAAATTCGTGAAGAGCTGCGAAAACAACGAGAAGCATTGCGCGGGGACAAAAAAGGGAAGAGTGCGAAGAAACGTAAATCCATTTCGGAAAAATTTGCACCCCCTCAATATAAAAATCCAAAGATTAACGAGCTATTCCTAGTCGAGGGTGATTCAGCAGGAGGATCGGCTAAGCAAGCACGCAACTCTGAATATCAAGCGATCTTTGGTCTGAAAGGAAAGCCGTTGAATACGGAGAAGGCTAAGCTTTCCGAGGTTTTATCAAATGAAGAGTTCAGAACGATCTTAGAAGTGCTGGAGACAGATATCGGCGAAGAATTTTCGATTGCGAATTGTGCGTTCGATAAGATTATCATCATGTCTGACGCAGACGTGGATGGTTCGCATATTCAGGCGCTCCTGTTAACCTTCTTCTTCCGTTATATGCAGCCGCTTATTGCTGCTAATAAGCTTTATATTGCTCAGCCGCCGCTTTATCAGGTATCTAGAGATGGTGGAAAGGGTAAGAAGGGTGCAGAATCCTATTACTGCTGGGATGATAAAGAATTGGAAATCGCTCTGAAAAAGTTAGGCAAAGGGGCAAAAATTACGCGTTACAAGGGCTTAGGTGAGATGAACCCTGATCAATTATGGGAGACGACAATGGACCCTGAGAACCGGAAGCTGATTCAAGTGTCTCTTGCAGACAGGGCTCACTGTGAAAAATTAATTACGGTTTTAATGGGCGATAAAGTCCCTCCTCGCCGTGAATGGATCGAGACCCATGTCACTTTTGAAGTAGGAGAGGATGAGTAG
- a CDS encoding YebC/PmpR family DNA-binding transcriptional regulator yields MPKFKLFAGKKGAADQKKNNQYVKLARQIFVEAKNGGPDPTANLKLKAIIANARAINMPNDNIERAIKKATDSGQGDNYEEIRYEGYAPGGVAVIVECLSDNRNRTAADVRAIFGKRGGNMGETGSVSFMFDRKGVIVIDREEFEVDEDTMLMQALEAGAEDLIVTEEEFEVITHPHELEQVKHALETESYKFTNAEIQWIPQNTVKISGEDAEKILKMMEAFEENDDVQNVYANYDIDKEELERIQG; encoded by the coding sequence ATGCCAAAGTTTAAGTTATTTGCAGGAAAAAAAGGTGCAGCCGATCAAAAGAAAAACAATCAATATGTTAAGTTAGCTCGTCAAATTTTTGTAGAAGCTAAAAACGGCGGACCTGACCCCACTGCAAACCTGAAACTAAAAGCAATTATTGCCAATGCACGAGCTATTAATATGCCCAATGACAATATTGAGCGTGCGATTAAAAAAGCGACAGACAGTGGTCAAGGGGATAATTACGAAGAAATCCGTTATGAAGGCTATGCTCCAGGCGGAGTAGCTGTGATCGTAGAATGCTTGTCTGATAATCGTAATCGTACAGCCGCTGATGTACGAGCTATTTTTGGTAAACGTGGTGGAAACATGGGGGAAACAGGATCTGTAAGCTTCATGTTTGACCGTAAAGGTGTAATTGTTATTGACCGCGAAGAGTTCGAGGTTGATGAAGATACAATGCTGATGCAAGCCCTAGAGGCGGGTGCAGAGGATTTAATCGTGACAGAGGAAGAATTCGAAGTCATTACGCATCCCCACGAGTTAGAGCAAGTAAAACATGCATTGGAAACAGAGAGTTATAAATTTACCAATGCTGAGATACAGTGGATTCCACAAAACACTGTGAAAATCTCAGGTGAAGATGCTGAAAAAATCCTGAAGATGATGGAAGCATTTGAAGAAAATGACGACGTACAAAATGTGTATGCGAATTACGACATTGATAAAGAAGAGCTGGAACGTATTCAAGGCTAA
- a CDS encoding general stress protein yields MLSATKPFIKLHKYDEHLVADIEALNSSGYAKDDIYVLKWNPDKNHSNQRDNFYKYSTHFEKAKGHMDTKANFFDNGGKELRSKLEHIGLTKDEASALVRELEETDKTCILAVHDLKDNIIEMNTQYNQ; encoded by the coding sequence GTGCTAAGTGCAACGAAACCGTTTATAAAGCTGCATAAGTATGACGAGCATCTGGTTGCTGACATTGAGGCACTTAATTCATCTGGATATGCTAAAGATGACATTTATGTCTTGAAATGGAATCCTGATAAGAATCATTCAAATCAACGCGACAATTTTTACAAATACAGTACACATTTTGAAAAAGCAAAGGGCCATATGGACACCAAAGCTAACTTTTTTGATAACGGTGGGAAGGAATTACGTTCAAAGCTCGAACATATTGGACTAACCAAAGACGAAGCCTCTGCCCTAGTTAGAGAACTGGAAGAGACTGATAAAACCTGCATTTTGGCTGTGCATGATTTAAAAGATAATATTATTGAAATGAATACTCAATATAATCAATAG
- a CDS encoding DUF1292 domain-containing protein, whose protein sequence is MENEKDLVLGDIITLDDENGEEMGDFEVIAMFELNNKQFVALTEATEEDEIDEEGEIDIYVFGIEDGELVPLLEEEEEAAHAKLHETMEGIELIDRTHE, encoded by the coding sequence ATGGAAAATGAAAAAGATTTGGTTTTAGGTGATATCATCACACTAGATGATGAAAATGGCGAAGAAATGGGCGATTTTGAAGTAATCGCGATGTTTGAATTAAATAACAAGCAATTTGTTGCACTTACAGAAGCAACCGAGGAAGACGAGATTGATGAAGAAGGCGAAATCGATATTTATGTATTTGGTATTGAAGATGGAGAACTAGTACCATTGCTAGAAGAAGAGGAAGAGGCTGCTCATGCGAAATTGCACGAAACAATGGAAGGCATTGAGCTGATTGACCGTACGCACGAGTAA
- a CDS encoding ABC transporter permease has product MGHFFGNPLISKELRERFRSKRSIWILFSYLMVFGAVLLGYLTIMEKTSTFFLGEGDDLFFAMSALHYALICFIAPALAAGTISGERERQTLNILLTTQLSPRRIILSKLVTSLSFMFLLIMASLPLYSFVFLYGGVSPSQIFSIILFFAINILFFGSLGIFCSTWVKRTGVSTIIAYGIAFFFVVGTGFLLYFLVAIMRYWYPEMNGIENFFLLKWLTYINPCIVGSRILGMTMFSSMSSNDDFYWGYFASFYLVLSIGLLCWSAYLLKPVRRPWSRKQEGISEGSSE; this is encoded by the coding sequence ATGGGGCACTTTTTTGGTAATCCGCTTATTTCGAAAGAATTGCGTGAGAGATTTCGTTCGAAAAGGTCGATCTGGATTCTATTTAGCTATCTAATGGTCTTTGGTGCTGTTCTGTTGGGATATTTAACTATCATGGAGAAAACGTCCACGTTTTTTTTAGGAGAGGGAGATGATCTATTTTTTGCTATGTCAGCTCTGCATTATGCCTTAATTTGTTTTATTGCGCCGGCATTAGCAGCAGGGACAATCAGCGGTGAAAGGGAAAGACAAACCCTGAATATCCTATTAACCACTCAATTATCGCCACGACGGATTATATTGAGCAAGCTGGTTACATCATTGTCCTTTATGTTTCTCTTAATTATGGCTTCTCTGCCTCTATACAGTTTTGTATTCTTATACGGTGGAGTATCACCATCCCAGATTTTTAGTATCATTCTCTTCTTTGCTATCAATATCCTGTTTTTTGGTTCGTTAGGAATCTTTTGTTCAACATGGGTTAAACGTACTGGGGTTAGTACGATTATTGCATATGGTATTGCCTTTTTCTTTGTGGTAGGTACGGGGTTTCTCTTGTACTTTTTGGTAGCGATCATGCGTTACTGGTATCCCGAAATGAATGGGATAGAAAACTTTTTCCTACTAAAGTGGCTCACCTATATTAATCCATGTATAGTCGGTTCACGTATTCTAGGCATGACCATGTTTTCTTCTATGTCAAGCAACGATGATTTTTATTGGGGATATTTCGCTAGCTTTTATCTAGTGCTCAGTATAGGTTTATTATGCTGGTCTGCTTATTTGTTAAAGCCAGTGCGCCGTCCATGGTCTCGAAAACAAGAGGGCATCAGTGAGGGCTCTAGTGAATAG
- a CDS encoding ABC transporter ATP-binding protein: protein MIQTQNLSKRYGKFEALKNVNLSIQKGSVYGFIGPNGAGKSTTMMILATLLPATSGKAYVGGYDVEKEPREVKQLLGYMPDFFGVYDNLKATEYLDFYARAYNIPARNRSNLIADLLDLVNLSNKADAYVDHLSRGMKQRLGLARCLVHSPEILILDEPASGLDPRARIEMREILKKLQGMGKTILISSHILPELAELCDEIGVIEKGQLIANGAVNEVSTETRGISIMQVKTLGNVELAERILQASPFVRRLDNKNSHFRFHFTGTPEEKVILLQQLIQANIPVTHFADSQENLEDVFLAITEGVGN from the coding sequence ATGATACAGACGCAGAATCTCTCCAAACGATATGGGAAATTTGAAGCCCTAAAGAATGTGAACCTGTCCATTCAAAAGGGAAGCGTTTATGGGTTTATTGGGCCAAATGGTGCGGGCAAAAGTACAACGATGATGATTCTAGCTACCCTCCTGCCAGCTACCAGTGGAAAAGCTTATGTTGGCGGATATGATGTAGAGAAGGAGCCGAGGGAGGTTAAACAGCTCCTAGGCTATATGCCTGACTTTTTTGGTGTTTATGATAATTTAAAAGCAACCGAATACCTTGATTTTTATGCAAGGGCATATAATATTCCAGCCCGAAACCGTTCTAATTTGATTGCTGATCTGCTGGATTTAGTTAATCTCAGTAACAAAGCTGATGCTTATGTGGATCATTTGTCACGCGGAATGAAACAGCGTCTCGGCTTAGCCCGTTGCTTGGTTCATAGTCCAGAAATTCTTATTTTGGATGAGCCGGCTTCAGGGTTGGACCCACGAGCACGTATCGAGATGCGAGAAATCTTAAAGAAATTACAAGGAATGGGCAAAACAATCCTGATTAGCTCACATATCCTGCCTGAGCTAGCAGAGCTTTGCGATGAGATCGGCGTCATTGAAAAAGGCCAGCTTATTGCAAATGGAGCGGTTAACGAGGTAAGCACGGAGACACGCGGTATCTCTATTATGCAGGTAAAGACATTGGGGAACGTGGAGCTTGCAGAACGAATCCTTCAAGCCTCTCCTTTTGTGAGACGCTTAGATAATAAAAACAGTCATTTTCGGTTTCACTTTACAGGTACACCGGAAGAGAAGGTTATTTTACTACAGCAGTTAATACAGGCAAACATCCCTGTAACACACTTCGCAGACTCACAGGAAAACCTAGAAGATGTGTTCTTAGCGATAACGGAAGGGGTGGGTAACTGA
- a CDS encoding TolB family protein, whose product MKDDLRNASDQINDHEQTVVELLSHLSDMRKAVPVNYRLKEDLKRKLMEQMQGQKQPQLTVIRQEEIKHNDQKRINRKRGWYMLGGIGTIALAAFLYVNVAQADVDLAISKSSINIPKLSTDLAVLSSDLQVAYLQADNKLHIISGFDSDIDTPIELPQQIGTYDSIAWNSTGTKLALTENSQEKGKLWILQLNKSKQKSYAPRLLLEQENRPVIDPAFDPKDEFLAYTAYKQDKPEIWVTNLRSFGKEKVADGSKPAWSHNGRYLSFEQNGEVCIYDRQTGEIKEKVKGSSPSWFSAKQLTILSPDGIMLMGTMDESIKNWKKVKLPAGIEKESVKRAEWTSDGKHLLIVNSDQQGFMFTPLDLQ is encoded by the coding sequence ATGAAGGATGATCTACGCAATGCATCAGATCAGATAAATGATCATGAACAGACCGTGGTTGAACTCTTGTCACATTTAAGTGATATGCGTAAGGCGGTTCCTGTTAACTATCGATTAAAAGAAGATTTGAAACGTAAATTAATGGAGCAAATGCAAGGGCAAAAACAACCGCAACTGACGGTAATACGCCAGGAAGAAATAAAGCACAATGATCAAAAGAGGATCAATCGAAAAAGAGGCTGGTATATGCTAGGCGGGATTGGAACAATTGCTTTGGCTGCCTTTTTATACGTAAATGTTGCTCAGGCAGATGTTGATCTTGCTATTTCAAAGTCATCCATCAATATTCCTAAGCTATCCACTGATTTGGCAGTGCTATCCTCTGATTTACAAGTTGCCTATTTACAAGCCGATAATAAGTTGCACATCATAAGCGGATTTGACAGTGACATAGATACCCCTATTGAGCTTCCACAACAAATTGGAACATATGACTCCATTGCATGGAATTCTACAGGCACAAAGCTGGCGCTAACGGAAAACAGCCAGGAGAAAGGGAAATTGTGGATTTTACAGCTTAATAAGAGTAAACAAAAAAGCTATGCTCCGAGACTATTATTGGAGCAGGAGAATCGTCCGGTGATTGACCCTGCATTTGATCCTAAAGATGAATTTTTAGCTTATACAGCATATAAGCAGGATAAACCTGAGATTTGGGTAACCAATCTGCGTTCCTTTGGTAAAGAGAAGGTAGCGGACGGTTCAAAGCCGGCTTGGTCTCACAATGGTCGTTATCTCTCGTTTGAACAAAATGGAGAGGTTTGTATTTATGATCGCCAGACGGGAGAAATCAAGGAAAAAGTAAAAGGCAGCTCTCCCTCGTGGTTTTCAGCTAAGCAGCTTACAATTCTTTCTCCAGATGGCATCATGCTAATGGGGACAATGGATGAATCTATTAAAAACTGGAAAAAAGTAAAGCTTCCAGCAGGTATCGAGAAGGAATCAGTAAAAAGGGCTGAATGGACGAGTGATGGAAAGCATCTATTAATTGTCAACTCTGATCAACAAGGGTTTATGTTTACGCCGCTTGATTTACAATAA
- a CDS encoding RNA polymerase sigma factor — protein MVMAVKQDGKENPSVAIETDYYEARDFPELYDEYFDRVNRYLRCRVHSSWDADDLTTSVFLKALEKFDQYSRRSPFASWIFRIAHNTFIDFVRKVREYPTEAEELLFIEADDEYQPELRVLSKEEMTLLRTRLNMLSQDQRDVLTLRFFADLKISQVAEVLGKSESSVKMISHRGIKVLQSFYEEGDRHEG, from the coding sequence ATGGTAATGGCCGTAAAGCAGGACGGTAAAGAAAATCCGTCTGTTGCGATAGAGACTGATTACTATGAGGCGAGAGATTTCCCAGAGTTATATGATGAATATTTTGATCGGGTCAATCGTTATTTACGATGTCGAGTACATAGTTCGTGGGATGCAGACGACTTGACAACCAGCGTATTTTTAAAGGCTCTGGAAAAATTTGACCAATATAGCCGTCGAAGCCCGTTTGCATCTTGGATTTTTCGTATCGCTCATAATACGTTTATTGATTTTGTTCGTAAGGTACGTGAATACCCGACTGAAGCAGAAGAATTATTGTTTATTGAGGCAGATGATGAGTATCAACCTGAATTGCGTGTTTTATCTAAAGAAGAAATGACTTTATTACGGACTAGGTTAAATATGTTATCGCAGGATCAGCGTGATGTTTTGACGCTACGTTTCTTCGCTGATCTAAAGATTTCCCAGGTTGCTGAAGTGCTAGGTAAAAGTGAATCGTCCGTTAAGATGATCTCTCACCGCGGAATAAAAGTCTTGCAGAGTTTTTATGAGGAAGGTGATCGCCATGAAGGATGA
- a CDS encoding dihydrofolate reductase: protein MLSSIFAMGQNRVIGRDNQLPWRLPEDLKYFRRITTGHAIIMGRKTYESIGKPLPNRRNIVLTTQENYKADGCEIAHSIEEVLSLIDHKEEAFIIGGAEIYKLLLPFTSKMYITKIGQEFEGDAFFPAFDESEWALVEVTPGVQNEENPYQYEFQIYVRSVTNCK from the coding sequence GTGCTTTCAAGCATTTTTGCTATGGGTCAGAACCGTGTTATTGGGAGAGATAACCAGCTCCCATGGCGATTGCCAGAGGATCTCAAGTATTTTCGACGCATTACCACTGGTCATGCTATCATCATGGGGCGTAAAACCTACGAATCAATTGGAAAGCCTTTGCCTAATCGGCGTAATATCGTGCTGACGACACAGGAAAACTATAAGGCGGATGGCTGTGAAATCGCTCATTCGATCGAAGAAGTTCTGTCCCTGATTGATCATAAAGAAGAAGCCTTTATTATTGGTGGGGCGGAAATTTATAAGCTATTATTGCCTTTCACTAGCAAAATGTACATTACGAAGATTGGGCAGGAATTCGAGGGAGATGCCTTTTTTCCAGCCTTTGATGAATCTGAATGGGCATTAGTTGAAGTGACACCAGGTGTACAAAACGAAGAGAATCCATATCAGTATGAGTTCCAAATATATGTTCGGAGTGTAACGAATTGTAAATAG
- a CDS encoding thymidylate synthase — protein sequence MSQADIQYLALVEDILENGYYDNNRTGIPTKKLFGKLLSYDLQKEFPILTTKFVAFKTAVKELLWIYKHQSNDVRLLQEMGVRVWDEWAKEDGTIGKAYGYQVAKHKQIDKLIDGLKNDPQGRRHIISLWDMNDLEEMALQPCAFQTMWDVADGYLNCTLVQRSGDMGLGIPFNTTQYAVLIHMIAQVTGLKPGKFQHYINNAHIYENHFEGLRTQLTREAYPAPTFWINPEITDFYDFTPDDVKLIDYKHQPKIAMEVAV from the coding sequence ATGAGTCAAGCAGATATACAATACCTTGCATTAGTGGAAGATATTTTAGAAAACGGATACTATGATAACAATCGGACAGGAATCCCTACAAAAAAGCTATTTGGTAAGCTGTTAAGCTATGATTTGCAAAAAGAATTTCCGATTTTAACAACTAAATTTGTTGCATTTAAAACAGCAGTTAAGGAATTGCTATGGATTTATAAGCATCAAAGCAATGATGTGAGACTCTTACAAGAGATGGGCGTACGTGTTTGGGATGAATGGGCCAAAGAGGACGGAACGATCGGGAAAGCATACGGTTATCAAGTTGCTAAACACAAACAGATAGACAAGCTGATTGATGGCCTAAAAAACGATCCTCAAGGGCGCCGACATATTATTAGTTTATGGGATATGAATGATTTAGAAGAAATGGCCTTGCAGCCATGTGCGTTTCAAACCATGTGGGATGTTGCGGACGGTTATTTAAACTGTACTCTTGTACAGCGTAGCGGTGATATGGGGTTAGGCATTCCGTTTAATACTACCCAGTATGCCGTGCTTATTCATATGATTGCGCAGGTCACAGGGCTGAAGCCAGGGAAATTCCAGCATTATATTAACAATGCACATATCTACGAAAATCATTTCGAAGGCTTGCGTACCCAATTAACAAGAGAGGCCTATCCTGCTCCTACCTTCTGGATTAACCCGGAGATCACCGATTTTTATGATTTTACACCGGATGATGTGAAATTAATCGATTATAAGCATCAGCCGAAAATTGCCATGGAGGTGGCTGTTTAG
- the nikE gene encoding nickel import ATP-binding protein NikE, which produces MSLLTLTNIKKTYSLGNSVWRKGKTVEAVKDVSFTLEEGICLGLVGESGAGKSTLGKIILGLEKPDQGEVWFQGKDLYRLKEKELREVRRDLQVVFQDCYSAVNPRLTIREIIAEPLRNYEQRTDTQERQKVQELLEIVGLDPEDMHKYPQQFSGGQLQRINIARAIALRPKLIILDEAVSALDALTQVQILHLLAELKEEFQLSYLFISHDLQAINYIADCIGVMYKGEIVEWVDDMEQLERLKHPVSQKIMSSVLYPYPGFSKLKA; this is translated from the coding sequence GTGAGTCTGCTTACGCTTACAAACATAAAGAAAACATATTCACTAGGAAATTCTGTTTGGAGGAAGGGGAAAACGGTAGAAGCTGTTAAAGATGTCTCTTTCACTCTGGAAGAAGGGATATGTTTAGGACTAGTGGGAGAAAGCGGAGCAGGAAAGAGCACTCTTGGCAAAATTATTTTGGGACTTGAAAAACCTGATCAGGGAGAGGTCTGGTTTCAGGGAAAGGACCTTTATCGTCTAAAAGAAAAAGAATTAAGAGAGGTACGGCGGGATTTACAGGTTGTCTTTCAGGATTGTTATAGCGCTGTAAATCCACGATTAACGATTAGAGAGATTATCGCTGAACCCTTACGAAATTACGAACAACGAACAGATACTCAAGAAAGACAGAAAGTACAGGAGCTTTTGGAGATCGTAGGCTTAGATCCGGAAGATATGCATAAATACCCACAACAGTTCAGCGGAGGGCAATTACAGAGAATCAATATCGCTAGAGCGATTGCACTAAGACCGAAGCTGATTATACTTGATGAGGCTGTAAGCGCTTTAGATGCTCTTACTCAGGTACAAATCTTACACCTTTTAGCAGAATTAAAAGAAGAGTTTCAGCTTTCCTATCTGTTTATCTCACATGACTTACAGGCGATCAATTATATCGCGGATTGTATAGGGGTCATGTATAAAGGTGAGATTGTTGAATGGGTAGATGATATGGAGCAGCTTGAACGATTAAAACATCCTGTTTCCCAAAAAATCATGTCTTCTGTGTTATATCCATATCCAGGATTCTCTAAGCTTAAAGCTTAG
- a CDS encoding ABC transporter ATP-binding protein: MAQHPILTVNNLHIVVSTPHGVTQTVNEVSFEIEAGKVFGLVGESGSGKTMTCLSLSHLLPEQAKVVEGSITFRNKDLLTCSEEEVRKIRGSEIAFIMQNPMTAFNPVRTIGRHFIETLRTHLPITKRQAQKIALEHLEKMDLPNPENVLKQYPFQLSGGMLQRVMIAITMSLQPTILIADEPTTALDATNQLQILRQLDHIRKEYNTGILLVSHDLGVIAQLADEVAVMYAGYIVEKAPASTLFNRPMHPYTRVLLQARLGVTSRRKGINRVSMSLPKQLNREDICPFLDRCENADHICATKKLEWKEYEQDHLVRCVKLR; the protein is encoded by the coding sequence ATGGCACAGCACCCCATTTTAACTGTTAACAATTTACATATAGTTGTATCAACACCGCATGGGGTGACTCAGACTGTCAATGAGGTAAGCTTTGAAATAGAGGCTGGAAAAGTGTTTGGACTTGTTGGAGAAAGTGGATCAGGTAAAACGATGACATGCCTGTCTTTATCACATCTTTTGCCTGAACAGGCAAAGGTGGTCGAAGGGAGCATCACATTTCGCAATAAAGATTTGCTAACCTGTTCAGAAGAAGAGGTAAGAAAAATACGCGGTAGCGAGATCGCTTTTATCATGCAAAATCCGATGACTGCCTTTAATCCTGTACGAACAATTGGCAGACATTTTATTGAAACACTTAGAACTCATCTGCCTATTACCAAGCGACAAGCACAGAAAATAGCTTTGGAGCATCTGGAAAAAATGGACTTGCCAAATCCAGAGAATGTATTGAAGCAATATCCATTTCAGTTAAGCGGCGGTATGCTCCAGCGTGTGATGATTGCAATCACGATGTCCTTACAGCCCACGATTCTTATCGCGGACGAGCCAACGACAGCCCTCGATGCGACGAATCAACTTCAGATTTTGAGGCAGTTGGATCATATAAGAAAAGAATATAATACTGGTATTTTATTAGTTTCACACGATTTGGGGGTCATTGCTCAGCTAGCTGATGAAGTAGCTGTCATGTATGCTGGCTATATTGTTGAAAAGGCACCGGCATCTACATTATTTAATCGCCCGATGCACCCCTATACCCGTGTCCTGTTACAAGCCAGACTTGGAGTAACGAGCAGGAGGAAGGGGATTAACCGTGTTAGCATGTCACTCCCTAAACAGTTAAATAGAGAGGATATCTGCCCGTTCTTAGACCGATGCGAGAATGCAGACCACATCTGTGCAACGAAAAAGCTTGAATGGAAAGAATATGAACAAGATCATCTGGTACGATGTGTAAAATTACGATAA